One Hippocampus zosterae strain Florida chromosome 4, ASM2543408v3, whole genome shotgun sequence genomic window carries:
- the lingo1b gene encoding leucine-rich repeat and immunoglobulin-like domain-containing nogo receptor-interacting protein 1-B — translation MTVLVRSRMVSAEAGGHSYLVACWQPILVLMLGTVLSGSTTGCPSRCDCNAQERSVVCHRRRLSTFPEGIPTETKLLDLSKNRLKLLGPEEFINYPQLEELQLNENIISSIESGAFSNLVNLRHLGLRNNQLKLIQLGVFTGLNNLTQLDISENKIVILLDYMFQELYNLRVLEVGDNDLVFISPRSFHGLSNLETLNIEGYKLSSVPTDALSHLHNLLSLRLRYLNITAIRDYSFKRLYRLRVLEISEMASLDTMTPKCLFGVNLTSLAITNCNLSAIPYQAISHLRYLRFLNLSFNPILTVEGNQFHNLQKLQAFHLAGGRLIVIEPYSFRGLNHLHILNVSSNRLSTLEESVFHSVGNLETLALHDNPLACDCRLLWVFRRRWRLNFNRQHPICASPGVVQGKEFKDFPDILPPDYFTCQTSKIVDDKVQESHVDEGTTVSFTCQAEGEPVPVIMWLSPKKEYITTKTVGSRLSVSDDGRLEVRYAQIQDNGTYLCIASNAAGNDTKVSHLFVHSYSPNWPHQPNKTFAFIFNQPSNESANVTRTTIPFPFDVKTLIIATTMGFISFLGVVLFCLVILFIWSRGKDNTEPSIEVEYVPRKEETEEASPPETPIQFNMKIM, via the exons ATGACAGTCCTG GTTCGCAGTAGGATGGTCTCTGCTGAGGCAGGGGGGCACAGCTACCTTGTGGCGTGCTGGCAGCCCATCCTAGTCCTGATGCTGGGAACCGTCCTCTCTGGCTCAACCACCGGCTGCCCTTCCCGATGTGACTGCAATGCCCAAGAGCGGTCAGTCGTGTGCCATCGAAGACGCTTGTCTACTTTCCCCGAAGGCATCCCCACTGAAACAAAGCTCCTTGATCTGAGCAAAAATCGTCTAAAACTTCTTGGACCAGAGGAATTTATCAACTACCCGCAGCTAGAGGAGCTCCAGCTGAATGAAAACATCATCTCGTCCATTGAGTCCGGGGCTTTTAGCAATCTGGTGAATCTACGGCATCTCGGGTTGCGCAACAACCAGCTGAAGCTCATCCAGCTTGGGGTGTTCACGGGCCTCAACAACCTTACGCAGCTGGATATTAGTGAGAACAAAATCGTCATTCTGCTGGACTACATGTTCCAGGAGCTCTACAACTTGAGGGTACTGGAAGTGGGTGACAATGACCTCGTTTTCATCTCTCCACGATCGTTTCATGGCCTCAGCAATCTTGAAACCCTCAACATTGAGGGTTATAAACTGTCCTCAGTGCCCACTGATGCCCTGAGCCACCTGCACAACCTGCTGTCACTTCGATTACGGTATCTGAACATCACTGCCATTAGGGATTACTCATTTAAGCGGCTGTATAGACTGCGAGTACTAGAAATATCAGAGATGGCTTCCCTGGATACCATGACCCCAAAATGCTTGTTTGGAGTGAACCTGACATCTTTAGCGATCACAAATTGTAATCTTTCTGCCATCCCTTACCAAGCAATCAGTCACCTACGATATTTGCGCTTTCTGAATTTGTCTTTCAATCCCATTCTTACTGTTGAAGGGAACCAATTTCACAATCTACAAAAGCTCCAGGCTTTTCATTTGGCTGGTGGCAGATTAATTGTCATTGAGCCTTACTCTTTCCGAGGACTAAATCATCTGCACATTCTCAACGTTTCTAGTAATAGATTGAGCACCCTGGAGGAGTCCGTCTTCCACTCAGTGGGCAATTTGGAAACCCTGGCTTTGCATGACAACCCTTTGGCCTGCGACTGTCGCCTGCTTTGGGTTTTCCGCCGGCGGTGGAGGTTAAATTTTAATAGACAGCATCCCATCTGTGCATCACCCGGTGTGGTGCAAGGAAAGGAATTCAAGGACTTCCCAGATATCCTACCTCCTGATTATTTCACCTGCCAGACATCAAAGATTGTGGATGACAAGGTTCAAGAGAGCCATGTGGATGAAGGTACTACTGTCAGTTTTACTTGCCAAGCTGAGGGTGAGCCAGTCCCTGTCATCATGTGGCTATCTCCTAAGAAAGAATACATAACCACCAAAACTGTGGGATCGAGACTTTCCGTGTCTGATGACGGCAGACTCGAGGTTCGATATGCCCAAATCCAAGACAACGGAACCTACTTGTGTATCGCAAGCAATGCAGCAGGCAATGACACGAAAGTTTCTCATCTTTTCGTACACAGCTACTCTCCTAATTGGCCTCATCAGCCAAACAAGACGTTTGCCTTTATTTTCAACCAACCCAGCAACGAAAGTGCGAACGTGACCCGGACCACAATTCCGTTTCCATTTGATGTTAAGACCCTTATCATTGCAACCACAATGGGGTTCATCTCATTCCTTGGCGTTGTACTCTTCTGTCTCGTAATCCTGTTCATCTGGAGTAGAGGGAAAGACAACACAGAGCCAAGTATAGAAGTTGAATATGTGCCACGCAAAGAAGAAACCGAAGAGGCTAGTCCACCTGAGACACCCATACAATTCAACATGAAAATCATGTGA